In a genomic window of Nitratireductor basaltis:
- a CDS encoding RidA family protein, translating to MSKRRLLSTGSPFEKTAGYSRAVVDGEWCFVSGTTGYDYANMTMPESVEEQTRNCLSTIERTLNDAGFSLPDVVRARYHVTDRAYVSKVFPILGQAFGDIRPAATMTICELNEPEMKIEIEVTALKRDRVN from the coding sequence ATGAGCAAGCGCCGGCTGCTATCGACTGGCTCGCCGTTCGAGAAGACGGCGGGCTACAGCCGGGCTGTGGTTGATGGCGAGTGGTGCTTCGTGTCCGGCACCACTGGCTATGACTATGCAAACATGACCATGCCCGAGAGCGTGGAAGAGCAGACGCGAAACTGCCTCTCCACGATTGAGCGCACACTCAATGACGCCGGATTTTCGCTGCCGGATGTCGTGCGCGCCCGTTACCATGTCACCGACCGTGCCTATGTATCGAAGGTCTTTCCCATTCTGGGGCAAGCTTTTGGTGACATCCGTCCCGCCGCGACCATGACCATCTGCGAGCTGAACGAGCCGGAGATGAAGATCGAGATTGAAGTGACCGCATTGAAGCGCGATCGCGTCAACTGA
- the leuB gene encoding 3-isopropylmalate dehydrogenase: protein MATRKLLLLPGDGIGPESMAEVRKLIDMMNADFGAGFETEEGLVGGIAYDTHGQSISDADMDKAMAADAVLFGAVGGPKWDGVPYEVRPEAGLLRLRKEMELFANLRPAICYPALAASSSLKKEVVEGLDILILRELTGGVYFGEPKEIIDLGNGQKRGIDTQVYDTFEIERIAGVAFELARTRSNKVCSMEKRNVMKSGVLWNEVVTATHKAKYSDVELTHMLADAGGMQLVRWPKQFDVIVTDNLFGDMLSDVAAMLTGSLGMLPSASLGAPDPKTGSRKALYEPVHGSAPDIAGQGIANPIAMIASFAMCLRYSFNMVEEADRLDQAIAAVLDDGLRTRDLMSEGMKEVGTVEIGDAIVAKYKALAA, encoded by the coding sequence ATGGCAACGCGCAAGCTTCTTCTTCTTCCCGGCGACGGTATTGGCCCAGAATCCATGGCCGAAGTCCGCAAGCTCATCGACATGATGAACGCCGATTTCGGCGCCGGTTTTGAAACCGAGGAAGGGCTTGTCGGCGGTATCGCCTATGATACGCATGGGCAGTCGATCTCGGACGCTGACATGGACAAGGCCATGGCTGCCGACGCCGTTCTTTTCGGCGCTGTCGGTGGTCCGAAATGGGATGGCGTGCCTTACGAGGTTCGTCCGGAAGCCGGTCTCCTGCGTCTTCGCAAGGAGATGGAGCTTTTTGCCAATCTGCGACCTGCCATCTGCTATCCGGCCCTTGCAGCATCCTCTTCCCTGAAGAAGGAAGTGGTTGAGGGGCTCGACATCCTGATCCTGCGCGAACTCACCGGCGGCGTCTATTTTGGCGAGCCAAAGGAAATCATCGACCTTGGCAACGGCCAGAAGCGCGGTATCGACACGCAGGTCTACGATACCTTCGAGATCGAGCGGATCGCCGGTGTTGCCTTCGAGCTGGCGCGTACGCGTTCCAACAAGGTCTGCTCGATGGAAAAGCGCAATGTGATGAAGTCCGGCGTTCTTTGGAACGAGGTCGTCACGGCGACGCACAAGGCGAAATATTCCGATGTCGAGCTGACCCACATGCTGGCCGATGCCGGCGGCATGCAACTCGTGCGCTGGCCCAAGCAGTTCGACGTGATCGTGACGGACAATCTGTTCGGCGACATGCTGTCCGACGTCGCAGCAATGCTCACGGGATCGCTCGGCATGCTGCCCTCGGCCTCGCTTGGTGCGCCTGATCCCAAGACGGGTTCGCGCAAGGCGCTTTACGAGCCGGTGCACGGTTCGGCGCCGGATATTGCAGGGCAGGGCATTGCCAATCCGATCGCCATGATCGCCTCCTTCGCCATGTGCCTGCGCTATTCCTTCAACATGGTCGAGGAAGCCGATCGGCTGGACCAGGCCATTGCCGCTGTTCTCGACGACGGTCTGCGTACCCGTGACCTGATGTCGGAGGGCATGAAGGAAGTGGGCACCGTGGAAATAGGCGATGCCATTGTCGCGAAATACAAGGCGCTCGCCGCCTGA